In the Streptomyces sp. NBC_00525 genome, one interval contains:
- a CDS encoding DUF202 domain-containing protein, whose translation MTTGARDPGLQPERTRLAWRRTTLSCTVAAVLGVKQALHDGATGAGVIALSLTALAWLGFLGVAHRRVQSLGGVRPRPLAAGGALTAAACTLALAVFAAAMLF comes from the coding sequence TTGACGACGGGCGCGCGCGATCCGGGCCTTCAGCCGGAGCGGACCCGGCTGGCGTGGCGGCGTACGACGCTGTCCTGCACGGTGGCCGCGGTGCTGGGCGTGAAGCAGGCGCTGCACGACGGGGCGACGGGCGCCGGGGTCATCGCGCTGTCGCTGACCGCGCTGGCCTGGCTGGGCTTCCTGGGGGTCGCCCACCGCCGGGTGCAGAGCCTGGGCGGCGTCCGGCCGCGTCCGCTGGCGGCGGGCGGCGCGCTCACGGCCGCCGCGTGCACGCTGGCGCTGGCGGTGTTCGCGGCGGCCATGCTGTTCTGA
- a CDS encoding NADP-dependent oxidoreductase: protein MKAISYSGFGDTDVLEYGERPDPKVAPDAVLVKVRAAAVNPVDRQTREGKLDGVLDTVFPVIPGWDVSGVVVQPGVAVDEFAVGDEVIGYVREDFLSRGTFAEYVAAPVRTLARKPLRLSFEEAAGLPLAGLTAYQVLHRTLRVREGDTVLVHAAAGGVGSLAVQLARHTGCRVIGTASERNHDHLRRLGAEPVEYGDGLVDRLRALAPDGIDAAFDTVGGDALRASAETLAPGGRLASIVDTEVFSYGGRYAFVRPDAADLAHLAELAEQGIVTVHVDRVFPLAETAAAQRLNAEGRTRGKIVVTVDWDAPED from the coding sequence ATGAAGGCGATCAGTTACAGCGGATTCGGCGACACGGACGTCCTGGAGTACGGGGAGCGGCCCGACCCGAAGGTGGCCCCCGACGCCGTCCTGGTCAAGGTGCGGGCCGCCGCCGTGAACCCCGTCGACCGGCAGACCCGCGAGGGGAAGCTCGACGGCGTCCTGGACACGGTCTTCCCGGTCATCCCCGGCTGGGACGTCTCCGGGGTCGTCGTCCAGCCCGGCGTCGCCGTGGACGAGTTCGCGGTGGGCGACGAGGTCATCGGCTATGTGCGCGAGGACTTCCTCAGCCGGGGAACCTTCGCCGAGTACGTGGCCGCGCCCGTGCGCACCCTCGCGCGCAAACCGCTGCGCCTCAGCTTCGAGGAGGCGGCCGGACTGCCGCTGGCCGGGCTCACCGCCTACCAGGTCCTCCACCGCACCCTGCGCGTCCGGGAGGGCGACACCGTCCTGGTCCACGCCGCGGCCGGCGGTGTCGGCTCGCTCGCCGTCCAGCTCGCCCGGCACACCGGCTGCCGCGTCATCGGCACCGCGAGCGAACGCAACCACGACCATCTGCGGCGGCTCGGCGCGGAGCCCGTGGAGTACGGCGACGGGCTCGTGGACCGGCTGCGGGCCCTGGCCCCCGACGGCATCGACGCCGCCTTCGACACCGTGGGCGGGGACGCGCTGCGCGCCTCCGCCGAGACCCTGGCCCCCGGCGGGCGGCTGGCCTCCATCGTGGACACCGAGGTGTTCTCGTACGGCGGCCGGTACGCGTTCGTCCGTCCCGACGCCGCCGATCTGGCACACCTGGCGGAACTGGCCGAGCAGGGCATCGTCACCGTCCACGTCGACCGGGTCTTCCCGCTGGCCGAGACGGCGGCGGCCCAGCGCCTCAACGCCGAGGGACGCACCCGCGGCAAGATCGTCGTCACGGTCGACTGGGACGCCCCGGAGGACTGA
- a CDS encoding YidH family protein codes for MNEFVQSLRLWFAPQRIRGEGETPDYRFSLANERTFLAWIRTALALIGGGFAVDQFLPELSWGVRAGLALALLAAGVLCALRAVNHWMRCERAMRRGEDLPVSRFPTLLSLAVAVVAVAMVVVVVFGWEGR; via the coding sequence GTGAACGAATTCGTACAAAGTCTGCGGTTGTGGTTCGCGCCGCAGCGCATTCGCGGTGAGGGCGAGACGCCGGACTACCGTTTCTCGCTCGCCAACGAGCGGACGTTCCTCGCGTGGATTCGGACGGCGCTGGCGCTCATCGGCGGGGGCTTCGCGGTGGACCAGTTCCTGCCGGAGTTGTCCTGGGGGGTGCGGGCGGGGCTGGCCCTGGCGCTGCTGGCGGCCGGGGTGCTGTGCGCGCTGCGGGCGGTCAACCACTGGATGCGGTGCGAACGGGCGATGCGGCGCGGTGAGGACCTGCCGGTCTCGCGGTTCCCTACGCTGCTGAGCCTCGCGGTGGCCGTGGTGGCGGTGGCGATGGTGGTGGTGGTCGTCTTCGGCTGGGAGGGCCGTTGA